One genomic window of Paenibacillus xylanilyticus includes the following:
- a CDS encoding response regulator, whose protein sequence is MKTIMLVDDDPHMIKALTEHIEWPSLGLRIAGTASNGIDALEQFDRLRPDLVMTDVYMPGMTGLEVTQALRRNYPHLPIIILSGYDEFENARAAMRWGVNHFLLKPAEVEEIESVLREVLLEQEVRERHERLERTYKQEIGKVVPYLRKQFLHELLTTRYQVNELPSERMDYVGIPLSAQVSAISLQLNRPGFLTKMKERDWQLLRYGAADIIQETIKEQTVCLPNSQVEIVDYSDQVFVLLLFGGEELLDEMYSLVERMIDQVFTYLKMEMSAGIGTPKNHLCEVMDSYLESREALEMAEFQGGSRIYSYNSIQRVETSVHDYSMLLQQWNESWADMKIDLAEEAWLLIHQMFKFGKCTGLQDVQVVAVSLFNTLIQSWNRQYPLLQPPMALSEFLRDIQTKYSLQDLLCWMDAFIGEWIEQTRKEMTEKKSNKLVDQVKQYVEQHYAEEISFEAIAKGLFVHPKYLSQLFKRVTGENFVGYLNGYRIQKAIELLQSGHYMVYEVSEMTGFRNATYFSQVFKMLTGKSPSEFG, encoded by the coding sequence ATGAAAACCATCATGCTTGTAGATGACGATCCACATATGATTAAGGCTTTAACCGAACATATTGAGTGGCCTTCTCTGGGTTTGAGAATTGCAGGCACAGCTTCCAACGGCATAGATGCGCTTGAACAATTCGACCGGCTGCGCCCTGATCTGGTCATGACCGATGTTTACATGCCAGGGATGACAGGGTTGGAGGTAACACAGGCACTTCGCCGCAATTATCCTCATCTGCCGATTATCATTTTAAGTGGATACGACGAATTCGAGAATGCTCGGGCTGCCATGCGGTGGGGAGTGAATCATTTTCTGCTGAAACCGGCAGAGGTGGAAGAGATCGAATCCGTGCTGCGTGAAGTTCTGTTGGAACAGGAGGTGCGAGAGCGGCATGAGCGGCTGGAGCGAACATACAAGCAGGAGATCGGAAAGGTAGTTCCCTATTTGCGCAAACAGTTTCTGCACGAACTCCTGACCACACGTTATCAGGTCAATGAGCTGCCAAGTGAACGTATGGATTACGTGGGTATTCCCTTGTCTGCGCAGGTAAGCGCGATTAGTCTACAGCTGAATCGCCCCGGATTTCTGACAAAGATGAAAGAGCGTGACTGGCAGCTGCTCCGCTACGGGGCGGCTGATATTATTCAGGAAACGATCAAGGAACAAACGGTGTGTTTACCGAACAGTCAGGTTGAGATCGTGGATTATTCAGATCAGGTTTTTGTACTGCTTCTTTTTGGCGGAGAAGAGCTGCTTGATGAGATGTACTCCCTTGTGGAAAGGATGATTGACCAGGTATTTACGTATCTCAAAATGGAGATGAGCGCTGGGATTGGAACACCCAAAAATCATCTGTGCGAGGTAATGGACTCTTATTTGGAGAGCAGAGAAGCCCTTGAGATGGCGGAATTTCAGGGAGGAAGCCGAATCTATTCATATAACTCCATCCAAAGAGTCGAAACGAGTGTCCATGATTATTCTATGCTGCTGCAGCAATGGAACGAGTCTTGGGCAGACATGAAGATTGATTTGGCAGAAGAGGCATGGCTTTTGATCCACCAGATGTTTAAGTTTGGCAAATGCACTGGCCTTCAGGATGTACAGGTGGTAGCCGTAAGTCTTTTTAATACCTTAATTCAGAGTTGGAATAGACAATATCCCCTGTTACAGCCGCCAATGGCCTTGAGCGAGTTTCTCAGGGACATTCAAACTAAATATTCATTGCAGGATCTGCTATGCTGGATGGATGCATTTATTGGAGAATGGATCGAGCAGACACGGAAAGAGATGACAGAGAAAAAGAGCAATAAACTTGTCGATCAGGTGAAACAGTATGTGGAGCAGCATTATGCTGAAGAAATCAGTTTTGAGGCCATTGCGAAGGGGCTTTTTGTACATCCCAAATATCTGAGCCAGCTATTCAAAAGGGTAACCGGGGAGAATTTCGTGGGTTATCTAAACGGATACCGAATTCAAAAGGCGATAGAGCTGCTGCAATCTGGTCATTACATGGTCTACGAGGTTAGTGAGATGACGGGGTTCCGAAACGCGACGTATTTTAGTCAGGTATTCAAAATGCTTACGGGCAAAAGTCCATCCGAATTCGGATAG
- a CDS encoding GNAT family N-acetyltransferase, translating to MKIHRQEFIIKGMAYSIRSAEERDAKSLSSLRVQIDGETENMDREQGEAYIDAAGFRNIIRVDSEKDRNLFLVATVQEEIVGYARCEGSDLKRFSHRVEFGVCVARNYWGYGIGNKLLELSLHWADRSGVEKVTLTVLETNDKAIELYRRMGFEIEGVLKKDRRHANGESYDTIVMGRFGNK from the coding sequence ATGAAGATTCATAGACAGGAGTTTATCATAAAAGGAATGGCTTATTCGATTAGATCGGCAGAAGAAAGGGATGCAAAGTCGTTATCTTCGCTTCGTGTACAGATCGATGGAGAAACGGAGAACATGGACCGAGAGCAGGGAGAAGCTTATATCGATGCAGCGGGGTTCAGGAACATTATCCGTGTTGACTCAGAGAAAGATCGAAACTTGTTTCTTGTGGCTACTGTGCAGGAAGAGATTGTTGGGTACGCCAGATGTGAGGGGTCTGACCTGAAGCGGTTTTCCCATAGAGTTGAGTTTGGGGTGTGTGTTGCCCGAAATTACTGGGGCTATGGCATTGGGAATAAGCTGCTGGAGTTATCACTCCATTGGGCAGACAGAAGCGGTGTTGAGAAAGTAACACTGACTGTATTAGAAACGAATGATAAAGCAATAGAGCTATACCGAAGAATGGGTTTTGAAATTGAAGGTGTGTTGAAAAAGGACCGCAGACATGCGAACGGGGAGTCCTACGATACGATTGTGATGGGTAGATTCGGAAACAAGTAG
- the iolD gene encoding 3D-(3,5/4)-trihydroxycyclohexane-1,2-dione acylhydrolase (decyclizing) has protein sequence MTTIRLTMAQALLRYLDQQYISVDGVETKFVKGVIGIFGHGNVTGIGEALERSPGSLTYMQGKNEQGMVHTAAAYAKQKNRRQIYACTTSIGPGALNMITAAATATVNRIPVLLLPGDNFATREPDPVLQQLEVSSDYTISATDPFKAVSKYWDRIVRPEQLMIAVTQAMRVLTDPAETGAVTLALPQDVQAEAYDYPEAFFARKVHYLDRRPPVQAAIERAAEQLARGRKPLLVAGGGVLYSEASVQLAAFAEAFGIPVAETQAGKSALSWDHPLNVGAIGVTGSLAANRLAREADVVIGVGTRFSDFTTASRSAFQHPEVTFINLNLNGMDAAKLGGEAILADAREGLQALQTAMQERGYRSGYGPSEVADLLGEWNREVDRLYELKHEAGLAQTTAVGIINRNIDPSSIIVCAAGSLPGDLHRLWRAAAPKTYHMEYGFSCMGYEVSGAFGAALAEPNREVYAMVGDGSYLMLHSELVTSLQEQKKFTILLFNNNGFQCIHNLQREHGSDGFGNEFRYRESESGRLIGDYLPMDFAAHARSLGAQAYRAETAEQLEKALRDARNERVTTLIEIPVVPGTNAGGYESWWNVGVPEVSTEEKVVSAHHAMQASRAKAKLI, from the coding sequence ATGACAACGATCCGGCTGACCATGGCCCAGGCACTGCTCCGCTATCTGGACCAGCAGTATATTTCCGTAGATGGTGTGGAGACCAAATTCGTGAAGGGTGTTATCGGTATTTTCGGACACGGTAATGTTACAGGAATAGGAGAGGCACTGGAACGCAGCCCAGGAAGTCTGACGTACATGCAAGGCAAAAATGAACAGGGTATGGTACACACTGCAGCCGCTTATGCCAAGCAGAAGAATCGCAGGCAAATATACGCGTGTACCACATCGATCGGCCCAGGTGCGTTGAATATGATTACCGCAGCTGCAACAGCGACCGTGAACCGGATTCCTGTGCTTCTGCTTCCTGGAGATAACTTTGCCACACGTGAACCGGATCCGGTTCTGCAACAGCTCGAAGTGAGCAGTGATTATACCATCTCGGCTACAGACCCATTTAAAGCGGTCAGCAAGTATTGGGATCGCATTGTACGACCTGAACAGTTAATGATTGCTGTAACACAGGCGATGCGTGTTCTCACGGATCCAGCGGAGACGGGAGCGGTCACGCTGGCACTGCCGCAGGATGTGCAGGCAGAGGCGTACGATTATCCGGAAGCGTTCTTCGCCCGCAAGGTGCATTACCTGGACCGCCGGCCTCCGGTCCAGGCAGCCATTGAACGGGCCGCGGAACAGCTGGCCCGCGGAAGGAAGCCGCTGCTGGTTGCTGGCGGCGGTGTGTTGTATTCCGAGGCGTCTGTTCAGCTTGCTGCCTTCGCCGAGGCATTTGGCATTCCGGTTGCCGAGACCCAGGCTGGCAAGAGTGCACTGTCCTGGGACCATCCACTCAACGTGGGGGCCATCGGGGTTACAGGTTCTCTGGCGGCAAACCGACTCGCGAGAGAAGCAGATGTTGTGATCGGCGTCGGCACCCGGTTCTCGGATTTCACGACGGCGTCCCGATCTGCTTTTCAGCATCCAGAAGTTACATTTATCAACCTAAACCTGAACGGTATGGATGCAGCCAAACTGGGCGGGGAAGCCATCCTGGCAGATGCACGGGAAGGTCTGCAAGCCCTGCAAACTGCAATGCAGGAACGGGGATATCGTAGTGGCTACGGCCCATCCGAGGTTGCTGATCTGCTGGGTGAATGGAACCGAGAAGTAGATCGGCTATATGAACTAAAGCACGAAGCCGGCTTGGCACAGACCACTGCCGTTGGAATTATTAATCGGAATATTGATCCATCTTCCATCATTGTGTGTGCGGCAGGAAGCCTGCCCGGAGATTTACATCGCTTGTGGCGAGCAGCAGCACCGAAGACGTATCACATGGAATACGGCTTCTCCTGTATGGGCTATGAGGTGAGTGGTGCGTTTGGAGCAGCGCTTGCCGAGCCTAATCGGGAAGTATACGCCATGGTTGGTGATGGCAGTTACCTGATGCTGCATTCCGAGCTGGTGACCAGCCTGCAGGAACAGAAGAAGTTCACCATTTTGCTATTCAATAACAATGGATTCCAATGCATTCATAATTTGCAGCGTGAGCACGGCAGTGACGGATTCGGCAATGAGTTTCGTTATAGAGAATCCGAAAGTGGACGACTGATAGGGGATTACCTGCCAATGGATTTCGCAGCACATGCCCGCAGTCTGGGAGCACAAGCATATCGAGCAGAAACAGCAGAACAGCTGGAGAAGGCGCTCAGGGATGCAAGGAATGAGAGAGTGACTACACTTATCGAGATTCCGGTTGTCCCAGGGACAAATGCAGGAGGATATGAATCCTGGTGGAATGTTGGCGTGCCGGAAGTATCAACGGAAGAAAAGGTGGTAAGTGCTCATCACGCCATGCAAGCCAGCCGTGCCAAAGCAAAGCTCATTTAA
- the iolE gene encoding myo-inosose-2 dehydratase yields the protein MNKLPFQLGIHPINWVGEDVKEHGDDTTCEQILDDIQRLGLTGTEMGRKYPTDPAALREELDKRNIRLVSQWKSVLLSDPAYRKSELESYRRHTEFLQSMGSTVISTAEVGGSLHFDPRRTPHEKEVLRLSETEWHILAEGLNEAGAIAREHGLKLTYHHHGGTVVERPEEIDRLMELTDPTLVYLLYDTGHAYYGGADPLALLRKHYDRIAYIHLKDIRPDVLDEARAAQSDFVGCIRKGVFTVPGDGCIDFAPILQELVDRGYDGWAMLEGEQDPAIHNPYEYAKRSLLYMNSLIR from the coding sequence ATGAACAAGCTGCCATTTCAGCTCGGGATTCATCCGATCAACTGGGTCGGCGAAGATGTGAAGGAGCATGGGGACGACACGACATGTGAGCAGATTTTGGATGATATTCAGCGACTTGGACTGACGGGTACGGAGATGGGGCGCAAATATCCAACGGATCCAGCCGCACTGCGTGAGGAATTAGATAAGCGCAATATCCGTCTCGTTTCCCAGTGGAAGTCGGTATTGCTCTCCGACCCGGCATACCGGAAATCAGAGCTGGAAAGCTATCGCAGACACACGGAGTTTCTGCAATCGATGGGTAGTACAGTCATTAGTACAGCAGAGGTTGGGGGTTCCCTGCACTTTGATCCACGGCGGACTCCGCATGAGAAGGAAGTGCTAAGACTCAGTGAAACCGAGTGGCACATCCTTGCTGAAGGGTTGAATGAGGCTGGTGCCATTGCACGAGAACATGGACTGAAACTGACATACCATCACCATGGCGGCACTGTAGTGGAACGGCCGGAGGAGATCGACCGGTTGATGGAGTTGACCGATCCTACTCTCGTTTACTTGCTTTATGACACGGGTCATGCCTACTACGGGGGAGCCGATCCACTTGCTCTGCTGCGTAAGCATTATGACCGGATTGCCTATATCCACTTGAAAGATATCCGTCCGGATGTACTGGATGAGGCACGGGCAGCACAATCTGATTTTGTCGGCTGTATTCGCAAAGGGGTATTTACTGTACCTGGGGATGGATGCATTGATTTTGCACCGATTCTGCAGGAATTGGTTGATCGGGGATACGATGGGTGGGCGATGCTTGAAGGCGAGCAGGATCCTGCCATTCATAACCCATATGAGTATGCGAAACGTTCCCTCTTGTACATGAATTCATTAATTAGGTAG
- the iolC gene encoding 5-dehydro-2-deoxygluconokinase has translation MAYVSFPASRKTDFTAIGRLCIDLNANEINRPMEETMTFTKYVGGSPANITIGMSRLGLETAFIGKIANDQMGRFIHSYLERNGIDTSNVVTDDTGAVTGLAFTEIKSPTDCSILMYRDHVADLLLQAREVQEQLIEDSKVLLISGTALAQSPSREAVFQALTYAKKHGTVIVFDLDYRPYTWTSAEETAVYYNLAAEKCDIILGTREEFDMMETFDHNTQRSDQVTSQKWFDYSAKIVVIKHGKEGSIAYTREGLSHRADSYPARVVKTFGAGDSYAAGFLYGLMQNWTIERSMAYGSAAASIVISSHSCSDAMPTVEQVNDYIDRCNRGEIIVS, from the coding sequence ATGGCTTACGTTTCCTTTCCTGCTTCCAGGAAGACGGATTTTACCGCAATCGGAAGACTGTGCATTGACTTAAACGCCAATGAGATTAACCGTCCGATGGAAGAGACGATGACGTTTACGAAGTATGTAGGTGGATCTCCGGCCAATATTACGATTGGCATGTCCAGGCTCGGGCTGGAGACAGCCTTTATCGGGAAAATTGCCAATGACCAGATGGGAAGGTTCATTCATAGTTATCTGGAACGCAACGGAATTGATACGTCCAATGTGGTTACCGATGACACAGGAGCAGTGACAGGGCTTGCTTTTACCGAGATCAAAAGTCCAACCGACTGCAGCATACTGATGTACCGCGACCATGTAGCAGATCTGCTGTTACAAGCCCGTGAAGTGCAGGAGCAGCTGATCGAGGATTCCAAAGTGCTCTTAATTTCCGGAACGGCTCTTGCCCAGAGCCCATCTCGTGAAGCAGTATTTCAGGCACTAACGTATGCAAAAAAACATGGAACCGTCATTGTATTTGATCTCGATTATCGTCCCTACACCTGGACATCGGCGGAAGAAACAGCAGTGTATTACAACCTTGCAGCCGAAAAATGCGATATCATCCTGGGTACCCGTGAGGAATTCGACATGATGGAGACATTTGACCATAATACTCAGCGCAGCGATCAGGTGACCTCGCAAAAGTGGTTTGACTACTCAGCAAAAATTGTTGTGATCAAGCATGGCAAGGAGGGCTCCATTGCCTATACCCGCGAGGGGCTATCCCATCGTGCAGACAGCTACCCAGCGCGTGTAGTGAAGACATTTGGAGCTGGCGACTCCTATGCAGCAGGGTTTCTGTACGGATTAATGCAGAATTGGACGATTGAACGCAGTATGGCGTATGGCAGCGCAGCAGCAAGTATCGTCATCTCTAGTCACAGCTGCTCGGATGCGATGCCAACGGTGGAACAGGTGAATGACTATATTGATCGCTGTAATCGGGGCGAGATTATAGTGTCCTGA
- a CDS encoding CoA-acylating methylmalonate-semialdehyde dehydrogenase: protein MGKGISEASTTVTMVQNWIGGAWVAPAATRTEPVMNPATEEIIAHVPLSEQADVDLAVQTAREAFPSWSSTPVPRRARVLFRYQQLLVEHWEELARLVTLENGKSYAEAYGEVQRGIECVEFAAGAPNLMMGKQLPDIATGLESGMYRYPIGVIGGITPFNFPMMVPCWMFPLAIACGNTFVLKPSERTPLLAGRLAELFKEAGLPDGVLNIVHGAHDVVNGLLEHRDVQAISFVGSQPVAEYVYTTASAHGKRVQALAGAKNHSIVMPDADLDLTVKEITSAAFGSAGERCMACSVVVAVGDVADALVQKLVEAADNITIGNGLDEGVFLGPVIRGPHKERTLSYIESGEQEGAALIRDGRKDEAASTSGYFVGPTIFDEVQSSMKIWKDEIFAPVLSIARVDTLEEAIQLANRSDFANGACLFTRSGASMRQFRETIDAGMLGINLGVPAPMAFFPFSGWKKSFYGDLHANGTDGVEFYTRKKMVTARW, encoded by the coding sequence ATGGGAAAAGGGATTTCGGAAGCGTCCACAACCGTGACGATGGTACAAAACTGGATCGGGGGTGCCTGGGTAGCCCCCGCGGCAACCCGAACTGAGCCGGTCATGAATCCGGCTACGGAGGAAATCATTGCACACGTGCCGCTGTCAGAACAGGCTGACGTGGATCTCGCCGTCCAAACGGCAAGAGAGGCATTCCCATCCTGGAGCAGCACACCGGTTCCTCGCCGTGCGCGTGTTTTGTTCCGCTACCAGCAGTTGCTGGTAGAACACTGGGAAGAGCTAGCCCGGTTGGTTACATTGGAGAACGGCAAAAGCTATGCTGAAGCCTACGGGGAAGTACAGCGGGGCATAGAATGCGTCGAATTCGCGGCAGGGGCCCCGAATCTGATGATGGGTAAACAGCTGCCTGATATCGCCACAGGGCTGGAATCAGGCATGTACCGGTACCCGATCGGCGTTATAGGGGGGATCACCCCTTTCAACTTTCCAATGATGGTACCGTGCTGGATGTTCCCGCTGGCGATTGCGTGTGGGAATACCTTTGTGCTGAAGCCCTCCGAGCGAACACCGCTGCTCGCAGGGCGCCTGGCTGAGCTGTTCAAGGAAGCCGGGCTTCCGGACGGTGTACTTAACATCGTTCACGGTGCACATGACGTCGTGAACGGACTGCTTGAACATCGGGATGTTCAAGCCATCTCTTTTGTCGGCTCACAGCCTGTGGCTGAATACGTCTACACTACTGCATCTGCACACGGAAAACGGGTGCAGGCCCTCGCCGGTGCCAAAAACCACTCGATCGTCATGCCGGATGCCGACCTTGACCTGACGGTGAAGGAGATCACCAGTGCAGCTTTTGGCTCAGCCGGAGAACGCTGCATGGCCTGTTCGGTTGTCGTGGCCGTTGGGGATGTAGCAGATGCGTTGGTCCAAAAGCTGGTAGAAGCAGCGGACAACATCACAATTGGCAATGGCTTAGATGAGGGTGTGTTCCTCGGCCCGGTCATTCGAGGTCCGCATAAAGAACGTACGCTCAGCTACATTGAATCCGGAGAACAGGAAGGCGCAGCCTTGATCCGCGATGGCCGCAAGGATGAGGCGGCAAGCACATCCGGATATTTTGTAGGACCCACCATATTCGACGAGGTTCAGAGCAGCATGAAAATCTGGAAGGATGAGATCTTCGCCCCTGTACTCTCCATAGCTAGAGTAGATACGCTTGAGGAAGCAATCCAGCTGGCGAATCGTTCCGACTTTGCCAATGGGGCGTGCCTGTTCACTCGTAGCGGGGCGAGTATGCGACAATTCCGTGAAACGATTGATGCAGGCATGCTTGGCATTAACTTGGGCGTACCTGCGCCAATGGCCTTTTTCCCTTTTTCCGGCTGGAAGAAATCCTTCTACGGTGACCTGCACGCCAACGGTACGGATGGTGTTGAATTTTATACGCGCAAAAAAATGGTGACAGCCCGCTGGTAA